From Polypterus senegalus isolate Bchr_013 chromosome 15, ASM1683550v1, whole genome shotgun sequence, the proteins below share one genomic window:
- the fbxl2 gene encoding F-box/LRR-repeat protein 2 → MNGITKSRFEVFCTNDEAPINKKLPKELLLRIFSYLDVVTLCRCAQVSKAWNILALDGSNWQKIDLFNFQTDIEGRVVENISKRCGGFLRQLSLRGCLSVGDASMKTFAQNCKNIESLNLNGCTKITDSTSASLSKFCPKLRHLDLTSCVSITNNSLKALSEGCHHLENLNISWCDQITKDGIEALVRGCPGLQALFLRGCTQLDDDALKHIQKHCPELLTINLQSCTQISDEGLVSLCRGCHKLQILCVSGCSSITDASLTALGLNCPRLKILEAARCSHLTDAGFTILARNCHELEKMDLEECILVTDNTLVQLSIHCPHLQALSLSHCELITDDGIRHLSNSTCGHERLQVVELDNCPLITDVTLEHLKNCHNLERIELYDCQQVTRAGIKRIRAHLPEIKVHAYFAPVTPPPSMGGSGPRLCRCCAIL, encoded by the exons AATATTTTCTTACCTTGATGTGGTCACCTTATGCCGATGTGCTCAGGTATCTAAG GCTTGGAACATCCTAGCACTGGATGGGAGCAACTGGCAGAAGATCGACCTGTTCAACTTCCAGACGGATATCGAG GGCCGTGTGGTAGAAAACATTTCCAAGCGCTGCGGGGGTTTCCTGCGGCAGCTCAGCTTGAGGGGCTGCCTTAGCGTGGGAGATGCCTCGATGAA AACTTTTGCTCAAAACTGCAAGAATATTGAAAGTCTGAACCTCAATGGATGCACAAAAATTACAGACAG CACATCTGCGAGTCTAAGCAAATTTTGCCCCAAGCTGAGACATCTGGACCTGACATCCTGTGTCTCCATAACCAACAACTCCTTAAAGGCTTTAAG CGAGGGCTGCCACCACCTGGAGAACCTGAATATCTCTTGGTGTGACCAGATCACAAAAGATGGCATTGAGGCCCTGGTGAGAGGATGTCCTGGTCTCCAAGCACTGTTCCTGCGGGGCTGCACGCAG CTTGATGACGATGCCCTGAAGCACATCCAGAAGCACTGTCCAGAGCTGTTGACCATCAACTTGCAGTCGTGTACA CAGATCTCAGACGAAGGGCTGGTGAGTCTGTGCCGCGGCTGTCACAAGCTGCAGATCCTGTGTGTCTCCGGCTGCTCCAGCATCACAGACGCCTCCCTTACAGCACTCGGCCTCAACTGTCCCAGGCTCAA GATCCTGGAGGCAGCCCGCTGCTCTCACCTGACAGATGCTGGCTTCACGATTTTAGCTCGG AACTGCCATGAGTTAGAGAAGATGGACTTGGAAGAATGCATTCTG GTGACAGACAACACCTTGGTGCAGCTGTCCATCCACTGTCCCCACCTGCAAGCACTG AGCTTATCTCACTGTGAGCTTATTACTGACGATGGCATCCGTCACCTGAGCAACAGTACCTGTGGCCATGAGCGTCTCCAGGTGGTCGAGCTGGACAACTGCCCACTAATCACAGATGTAACACTGGAGCATCTGAAGAACTGCCATAACCTTGAGAGGATTGAGCTGTATGACTGCCAGCAGGTCACAAGGGCAGGCATCAAGAGAATTCGG GCCCACCTCCCTGAGATAAAGGTGCACGCCTACTTTGCTCCTGTGACTCCACCTCCTTCGATGGGCGGCAGTGGTCCACGTCTCTGCAGATGTTGTGCGATTCTTTGA